The window GCCACACTCGCTGCTAATGCCAGCTGCTCGTCTTTATCGCCAATGAGTACAATCACACTATCAGGAAGTTTGGATTTAATATCGTCCATTAGCGTGCGTATCGATTTACTATCGACACCAGATAAAATGCTGATAAGTACTGGCGTTCCCGCAATGGTTTGCACGTCATCAAGTAAATTAGCAGCTTGAGCGCTGGCTATTTTTTGTTGCAAACGCTCAAGCTGTTTTTCTAGCTCGCGCTGCTTGTCTGCCATCGTGCGGACACGCTGTGCCACTTCAGGGCGTTTAACCTTGAGCTGTCCGGCCAGTTCGCTCAATTGCTGCTCGCTTTGTTGAACGTATTTGACTGCATTCATACCCGTAACGGCTTCAACACGGCGTACGCCTGCGGCAATGCCCGATTCACTGGTTATTTTTAATAGCCCGATATCACCGGTACGTTGCACGTGGAGACCACCGCATAGCTCAATAGAGAAGGGCTGACGTTGACCATCGACAACAATGTCTGTACCCATAGTCAATACGCGAACGTCGCTGCCATATTTTTCACCAAATAGCGCTATAGCACCTTTGTTCATGGCCTCATCGATGGACATATTCTCAATACAAGCTGGCGCATTGGCTTGAATTTGCTCATTAACTAAGCGCTCAACGCTGGTAATTTCTGCATTGGTAACGGGCTTATCGTAAGAGAAGTCAAAACGTAATACTTCACTGGAGACCAATGAGCCTTTTTGGGTGACATCGCTACCCAACACTTGACGTAGAGCAGCGTGCAATAAATGCGTTGCCGAGTGGTTTTTGGCACTAGCAGCACGGATACTGGAGAGCACTTGAGCATCGGCTGTTTGTTGAGCGTTAATCTCGCCCATAGTGACCACGCCATAATGGATGATGGCTTGTCCTGATTTTTTAGTATCTTGCACTTCAAAAACACCAGATGCGCTGCGAATTTCGCCCAGCTCACCGACTTGTCCACCGCCTTCGGCGTAGAAGGGCGTGCGGTCAAGAACAATAACCCCTTCCATACCTTCATCTAAGCTATCGACTGCTTGACCATCTTGATAGAGGGCAACAATATTGACATTATCTTCTACTAGTTGCTCATAGCCAATAAAGGTCGTTGGGGTATCTACTTGGATGACGCTGCTATAGTCAACATCAAATTTGCCGGCATCACGGGCGCGTTCACGCTGCACTTGCATATGCTCATCAAATTCAGATTCGTCGATACTAATACCGCGCTCACGAGTAATGTCAGCCGTCAAATCAAGCGGAAAGCCGTAAGTATCGTATAACTTAAAGGCCGCCTCACCAGACAGTACGTTACCGTCCTGCAAGTTTTCAAGTTCAGTAGCTAATAAACGTAATCCTTGTGCTAGAGTCTTGGCAAATTGGCTTTCTTCTTTCTGAATGGCGTTTTCGATCACGCTTTGCTGGTCTTTAAGCTCTGGATAAGCTTCGCCCATTTCAGCGACTAAAGGCGCAACCATTTTATAGAAAAACTCACTTTCTGCGCCAAGCTTATTACCATGACGAACTGCGCGACGGATAATCCGGCGTAGTACATAACCGCGCCCTTCGTTACTTGGCATCACACCATCAGCAATCA of the Psychrobacter sp. LV10R520-6 genome contains:
- the alaS gene encoding alanine--tRNA ligase, whose translation is MSQPFRSADIRQAFINFFISKQHTTVSSSSLIPHNDPTLLFTNAGMNQFKETFLGMEPRDYTRAVTSQKCVRAGGKHNDLDNVGYTARHHTFFEMLGNFSFGDYFKQAGIGYIWEFLTSADWLAIDKDRLYVTIYETDDEAFDIWHKDIGLPAERIIRIGDNKGAPYASDNFWTMGDTGPCGPCTEVFYDHGADIEGGLPGTPEEDGDRFIEIWNCVFMQFNRQKDGTLLPLPAPSVDTGMGLERISAIMQGVHGNYQIDLFTHLMDAAAEILEISNEQQASLKVIADHIRAVSFLIADGVMPSNEGRGYVLRRIIRRAVRHGNKLGAESEFFYKMVAPLVAEMGEAYPELKDQQSVIENAIQKEESQFAKTLAQGLRLLATELENLQDGNVLSGEAAFKLYDTYGFPLDLTADITRERGISIDESEFDEHMQVQRERARDAGKFDVDYSSVIQVDTPTTFIGYEQLVEDNVNIVALYQDGQAVDSLDEGMEGVIVLDRTPFYAEGGGQVGELGEIRSASGVFEVQDTKKSGQAIIHYGVVTMGEINAQQTADAQVLSSIRAASAKNHSATHLLHAALRQVLGSDVTQKGSLVSSEVLRFDFSYDKPVTNAEITSVERLVNEQIQANAPACIENMSIDEAMNKGAIALFGEKYGSDVRVLTMGTDIVVDGQRQPFSIELCGGLHVQRTGDIGLLKITSESGIAAGVRRVEAVTGMNAVKYVQQSEQQLSELAGQLKVKRPEVAQRVRTMADKQRELEKQLERLQQKIASAQAANLLDDVQTIAGTPVLISILSGVDSKSIRTLMDDIKSKLPDSVIVLIGDKDEQLALAASVAKSVTNRVKAGDIIRHLADELGGKGGGKPDYAQGGAPKSENTAAVISALPTWLEAQLS